From the Butyrivibrio fibrisolvens genome, one window contains:
- a CDS encoding ComEC/Rec2 family competence protein yields the protein MVRHKKWSFLFLILSAFVLLLLVVFISLNSGASFNDINAMAASSDTSGFTATFIDVGQGDSSLITCDGHSMLIDGGTSDQSQKLYSILKSQNINQLDYVVCTHPHADHAGGLPGALAYAKVGTAFAPVTTYDNSSFNKYVKAVEKQGKSIIVPEVGSMYPLGNAIITVLGPTDVEPSMDPNDISLVLRIDYGQNSFLFSGDAEQEEQQLLMWNEYDLLNVDVLKAAHHGSSNGASYAFIKAVSPSVTVISCGVGNSYGHPHAEALELLQQYNSALYRTDLQGDIVISSDGTNISVAVSKNELAAVWTPGVGETASDTTTRQTPVVEDNSATTQTDSGATYIVNINTKKFHLPTCPSVKKMKESNKMTFTGSREDLINQGYDPCQNCNP from the coding sequence ATGGTAAGACATAAAAAATGGTCTTTTCTTTTTTTAATATTATCTGCATTTGTATTGTTATTACTAGTTGTATTTATATCCTTGAACTCCGGAGCATCGTTTAACGATATAAATGCCATGGCAGCTTCTTCGGATACTAGTGGTTTTACAGCTACCTTTATTGATGTCGGTCAAGGTGATTCTTCGCTGATAACATGTGATGGTCATTCGATGCTTATTGATGGCGGAACATCAGATCAGTCACAAAAACTATACAGTATTCTGAAATCCCAAAATATAAATCAGCTAGATTATGTTGTTTGTACTCATCCTCATGCGGACCATGCGGGAGGCCTTCCTGGAGCACTTGCTTACGCTAAAGTTGGGACTGCTTTTGCTCCAGTGACAACATATGACAACTCATCATTTAATAAATATGTCAAAGCAGTTGAGAAGCAAGGGAAAAGTATTATTGTTCCTGAAGTTGGGAGTATGTATCCTTTAGGTAATGCAATTATTACTGTTCTCGGACCTACAGATGTTGAGCCATCAATGGATCCTAACGATATATCATTGGTACTACGTATCGATTATGGACAAAATTCATTTCTGTTTTCTGGCGATGCCGAACAGGAAGAGCAGCAGCTTCTTATGTGGAATGAATATGATTTGCTGAATGTTGATGTACTCAAAGCTGCACATCATGGAAGCTCTAACGGGGCTTCTTACGCATTCATCAAAGCAGTATCACCTAGTGTAACTGTTATTTCATGTGGAGTAGGAAACAGTTATGGGCATCCGCATGCAGAAGCACTCGAATTACTGCAACAGTATAATAGTGCATTATATAGGACAGACCTGCAGGGAGACATAGTTATATCCAGTGATGGAACGAATATATCCGTGGCAGTATCAAAAAATGAACTTGCAGCTGTTTGGACTCCAGGCGTGGGAGAAACAGCTTCTGATACGACTACAAGGCAAACACCAGTAGTAGAAGATAACTCAGCTACTACTCAGACAGACTCTGGAGCAACGTATATTGTTAATATCAACACGAAAAAATTCCATCTACCTACATGTCCTTCTGTGAAGAAAATGAAGGAATCCAATAAGATGACATTTACTGGAAGTAGAGAAGATCTTATAAATCAAGGATATGATCCTTGTCAAAATTGTAATCCATAA
- a CDS encoding methyl-accepting chemotaxis protein codes for MNIKGLIAADKNKLKNQSVASKVSGIFRNASIRFALVIAFMVVTIVTAVWGVYSIYSRDLAADNIQGEIRIDIQALSKHFLWALSATTDEVRTSELEKISEAFSDFNGYKEELSKVYDNETMINQFYEHLAVVESNGKTLEGMFSDGHSTNEDIFEYFDGTLYPSINDVASDLKTVSKEIAEHGQAVYTRTLITTGVSAALSLLIILTTVLFIASGGSALAKSIVEPVDEVRTAARDMSEGKLDINIEYRAEDELGELAHDLRKSTRYTASIVTDISESLGRMATGDFTKGTDNPKLYIGDYTAIKDALEDIADRLSTTLTQVRESSSQVSAGAQNMSEGATALAEGATDQAAAIQQLTASVSTVTEQTRNVADAAEQSNEMAQKVKEDVDTSARKMHLVTDAMTRITEASKEIELVTNSIEAIAKQTQLLALNASIEAARAGDAGKGFAVVAGEISQLANQSSEAAKNTHQLISDTMDEISNGNEVVDETKAALELVVESVNHVSEMMTTSGNMAKDQVTSMEQITEGIEQISNVVSSNSATAEESSAVSQQLSEESSMLNDLIDKFKVKNG; via the coding sequence ATGAATATCAAAGGATTAATTGCAGCTGACAAAAATAAACTAAAAAATCAGTCAGTAGCTAGCAAAGTATCAGGGATTTTCAGAAATGCAAGTATAAGATTTGCACTTGTAATTGCTTTTATGGTAGTTACAATAGTTACTGCTGTATGGGGAGTCTATTCTATCTATTCAAGAGATCTTGCAGCTGATAATATTCAGGGTGAGATAAGAATAGATATACAGGCTTTGTCCAAACATTTCCTATGGGCATTGTCCGCAACAACAGATGAAGTAAGAACGTCGGAGCTTGAGAAGATATCAGAAGCGTTCTCTGATTTTAACGGATATAAGGAAGAACTATCCAAGGTTTACGATAATGAGACCATGATCAATCAGTTCTATGAGCATCTTGCGGTAGTAGAATCCAATGGTAAGACACTTGAAGGTATGTTCTCGGACGGACATTCTACCAATGAAGATATCTTCGAGTATTTTGACGGAACTTTATATCCTTCTATTAATGATGTAGCATCTGATCTTAAGACTGTATCCAAAGAGATAGCAGAGCATGGTCAGGCTGTATATACAAGGACACTTATTACCACAGGCGTTTCAGCAGCTCTGTCTTTACTTATAATCCTTACAACTGTTCTATTCATTGCAAGCGGTGGAAGTGCTCTTGCAAAGAGTATAGTAGAACCTGTTGATGAAGTAAGGACTGCTGCTCGTGATATGTCAGAAGGTAAACTTGATATCAACATTGAATACAGGGCTGAAGATGAACTTGGAGAACTTGCTCATGATCTTAGAAAGTCTACCAGATACACTGCTTCTATTGTAACAGATATCAGTGAATCCCTTGGCAGGATGGCAACGGGTGATTTTACCAAAGGAACAGATAATCCCAAGCTTTATATAGGCGATTATACTGCTATCAAGGATGCACTGGAGGATATAGCTGACAGACTATCTACCACGTTAACACAGGTAAGAGAGTCCTCTTCACAGGTATCTGCAGGTGCTCAGAATATGTCAGAAGGCGCTACAGCCCTTGCGGAAGGTGCAACTGACCAGGCAGCAGCGATCCAGCAGCTAACAGCATCTGTTTCGACAGTAACTGAGCAGACGAGAAACGTAGCAGATGCAGCTGAGCAGTCCAATGAGATGGCTCAGAAGGTTAAAGAAGATGTTGATACATCTGCACGTAAGATGCATCTTGTTACAGATGCAATGACCAGGATCACAGAAGCTTCCAAGGAGATAGAGCTTGTTACTAATTCTATAGAAGCTATTGCCAAGCAGACACAGCTCCTTGCACTTAACGCTTCTATCGAAGCTGCCCGTGCAGGTGATGCAGGTAAAGGCTTTGCAGTTGTTGCTGGCGAGATAAGTCAGCTGGCCAACCAGTCATCAGAAGCTGCCAAGAACACGCATCAGCTTATAAGCGATACTATGGATGAGATATCCAATGGTAATGAAGTTGTTGATGAGACCAAGGCTGCCCTTGAACTTGTTGTAGAATCTGTAAATCATGTATCAGAGATGATGACAACATCCGGCAACATGGCCAAGGATCAGGTTACAAGCATGGAGCAGATAACAGAAGGTATCGAGCAGATATCCAATGTTGTATCCAGTAACTCTGCTACCGCCGAAGAGTCCAGTGCTGTATCACAGCAGCTCTCCGAAGAGTCCAGTATGCTCAATGATCTTATTGATAAGTTCAAGGTTAAGAACGGATAA
- a CDS encoding methyl-accepting chemotaxis protein, producing MLRKMNLRMKMLLGILPIVAIALILVTYISVTRFTSAYQNLTTDKAMQTLKANANSVNVTLETLRNTATVLSNEVGTSYEYTDLDQYEEIFGNVIKGNDVISGAGIWFARGVYKNQEYAGPYWYKDGDTIVYTDEYSNAEYDYFTQEYYTNAVSMTTLDASITDPYYDEASGTIMATCSAPIFSASGECIGCITVDTVLNSIQDMVSSMSLGTLSHPILLSSQGVYLYDVDESKTATSFNIADDPSMSHLAESLLANESGVGGFEGSDGEYIYFYDTIPEVNWKLCITLAQSELDASRIETRNLLMAICAVSVIFCAVAILLLVNIIAKSVNNVKTFAGHLAEGDFTVSKINNKSGDELGQMAESLNAMYESNKGVITQVSDESEKIDEASATLEGMASQLTNEFQNIQSNMTGVNDAMMSASAATEQVNASVEEVNASVQLLASQADESRGLAEDIQKRAKDIEESSKSAYDHAIQIAQEREADIETANSQADVVQQIGSLADSIAEIADQINLLSLNASIEAARAGEHGKGFAVVATEINKLAGDTGAAVGEIQNTVAGVQEAFSNLLSATNELLTFLKETVTPDYDNFVNVAQQYGADADSFGQTSTSIAEMVGTIHGAMSEVSSAIQNITESTQDTASRSSEITDTVNTVSEVVDNVTDMSSKQSVIARNLAGVVAKFKLR from the coding sequence ATGCTTAGAAAAATGAATCTCAGAATGAAAATGCTTCTCGGAATCCTTCCCATTGTTGCGATCGCGCTAATACTTGTAACTTATATTAGTGTAACCAGATTCACTTCCGCATATCAGAATCTGACTACAGACAAGGCTATGCAGACACTTAAAGCCAATGCCAATTCTGTAAATGTAACATTGGAAACTCTGCGCAATACTGCAACAGTTCTGTCCAATGAAGTTGGTACAAGCTACGAATATACAGATCTTGATCAATATGAAGAAATCTTTGGTAATGTAATAAAGGGCAATGATGTAATATCCGGTGCCGGTATATGGTTTGCAAGAGGCGTATATAAAAATCAGGAATATGCCGGCCCCTACTGGTACAAAGATGGAGATACCATCGTATATACAGATGAATATTCCAATGCGGAGTATGATTATTTTACCCAGGAATATTATACAAATGCTGTATCCATGACTACACTTGATGCATCGATCACGGATCCTTACTATGATGAAGCAAGCGGCACTATCATGGCTACATGCTCTGCTCCTATATTCAGTGCAAGCGGAGAATGCATAGGATGTATTACAGTTGATACAGTTCTTAATTCTATCCAGGACATGGTATCTTCCATGTCCCTTGGTACATTATCACATCCTATACTCCTGTCATCACAGGGCGTATATCTATATGATGTTGATGAATCCAAAACTGCAACTTCTTTTAATATAGCTGATGATCCTTCAATGTCACATCTTGCAGAAAGTTTGCTTGCTAACGAAAGCGGCGTAGGCGGATTTGAAGGATCTGACGGCGAATATATATACTTCTACGATACTATTCCAGAAGTTAACTGGAAGCTTTGTATCACTTTGGCTCAGTCAGAACTTGACGCATCCAGAATCGAGACTAGAAATCTTCTTATGGCTATATGTGCAGTATCAGTAATCTTCTGTGCTGTTGCTATCCTCCTTCTGGTTAATATAATTGCCAAGAGTGTCAATAATGTTAAGACATTTGCAGGTCATCTTGCAGAAGGCGACTTTACAGTTAGTAAGATCAATAATAAGAGCGGCGATGAACTTGGTCAGATGGCAGAATCACTCAATGCGATGTATGAAAGCAACAAGGGCGTCATCACTCAGGTATCGGATGAATCTGAAAAAATTGATGAAGCAAGTGCTACTCTTGAAGGCATGGCTAGTCAGCTTACTAATGAATTCCAGAATATCCAGTCCAATATGACAGGCGTTAATGATGCTATGATGAGCGCATCAGCTGCCACAGAGCAGGTTAATGCTTCTGTCGAAGAAGTAAATGCATCAGTTCAGCTTCTTGCAAGTCAGGCTGATGAATCCAGAGGTCTTGCTGAGGATATCCAGAAGAGAGCCAAAGATATTGAAGAGAGCTCAAAATCAGCTTATGACCATGCTATCCAGATCGCTCAGGAACGTGAAGCAGATATCGAGACAGCTAACTCTCAGGCAGATGTCGTACAGCAGATCGGATCACTTGCTGACTCTATCGCTGAGATAGCTGATCAGATCAACCTCCTGTCGCTCAATGCTTCTATTGAAGCTGCCCGTGCAGGTGAACATGGTAAAGGATTTGCAGTTGTTGCAACAGAGATCAATAAACTTGCAGGTGATACAGGCGCAGCTGTAGGTGAGATCCAGAATACTGTAGCAGGTGTTCAGGAAGCCTTCTCCAATCTTCTTAGTGCAACCAATGAGCTTCTTACTTTCCTGAAAGAGACTGTTACACCTGACTATGATAACTTCGTTAATGTAGCTCAGCAGTACGGCGCTGATGCTGATTCCTTCGGACAGACATCAACATCCATCGCTGAGATGGTCGGAACTATACACGGTGCTATGAGCGAAGTAAGCTCAGCTATCCAGAATATCACAGAATCTACTCAGGATACAGCATCCAGATCATCTGAGATCACAGATACTGTCAACACAGTATCCGAAGTTGTTGATAATGTAACCGATATGTCCAGCAAGCAGTCAGTTATCGCCAGGAACCTTGCAGGTGTTGTTGCTAAGTTTAAGCTTCGCTAA
- a CDS encoding DUF4867 family protein — MKIYSVTDKEFAKYGRIVNGVEVDQILKTLTEKTPCPENAPDYVAEEPELQSLPQAKVLADTLFGGMPAQFGWCNGHNTKLNCFEYHRSSEFNLGTEDFILLVATESDIDENFHIDSAKTMAFKVPAGVLVEVYATTLHYAPCQAYKDKGFKVLVALPQMTNVGNAIPKAGCPEDRLLFARNKWLIAHPEAGEVKDGAFAGIDGENVDIKDLID; from the coding sequence ATGAAGATTTACAGCGTAACAGACAAAGAATTTGCAAAATACGGCAGAATCGTAAACGGAGTAGAGGTAGATCAGATCCTCAAAACTCTTACAGAGAAGACTCCATGTCCTGAGAATGCTCCTGACTATGTAGCAGAAGAGCCCGAGCTTCAGTCTCTTCCTCAGGCCAAGGTACTTGCTGATACACTCTTTGGCGGTATGCCTGCTCAGTTTGGCTGGTGCAACGGCCATAATACTAAGCTTAACTGCTTCGAGTATCACAGAAGCAGTGAGTTCAATCTTGGAACAGAGGATTTCATACTCCTTGTAGCTACAGAGTCTGATATCGATGAGAACTTCCACATCGATTCTGCAAAGACTATGGCATTCAAGGTTCCTGCAGGAGTACTTGTAGAAGTATATGCAACAACACTTCACTATGCACCTTGCCAGGCATACAAGGACAAGGGCTTTAAGGTTCTTGTAGCTCTTCCTCAGATGACCAATGTTGGAAATGCTATACCTAAGGCAGGATGCCCTGAAGACAGACTCCTTTTTGCCCGCAACAAGTGGCTTATCGCTCATCCTGAAGCTGGAGAAGTTAAGGACGGAGCATTTGCTGGTATCGACGGCGAGAACGTTGATATCAAAGATCTTATTGACTAA
- the xylB gene encoding xylulokinase, which yields MLYIGVDLGTSAVKLLLMDEKGDIKNIVSKEYELLFPHPGWSEQRPQDWVGAVKEGIKELVKDADKSQVAGIGAGGQMHGLVVLDKDDNVLRPAILWNDGRTQGETDYLNNEIGKDKLSEYTGNIAFAGFTAPKILWMKNNEPELFNKIAKIMLPKDYINYVLTGVHCTDYSDASGMLLLDVKNKKWSKEMLDICSVTEDQMPKLFESYEVVGTLKKDVADELGLSENVKVCAGAGDNAAAAIGTATVGAGACNISLGTSGTIFISSDKFSVDDGNSLHAFDHADGKFHLMGCMLSAASCNKWWMEEILKTQDFAGEQAPISDDKLGHNHVYYLPYLMGERAPHNDPYARSCFLGMTMDSSRADMTQAVLEGVAFGMRDSLEAAKAMGIKVEKSMICGGGAKSPLWRKIFANVMNIELTIPETEQGPGYGGAILAAVGCGEYASVDEAVKKLIKVTGSTKPEPELAALYEERYQTYRKLYPALKNLFTEMKG from the coding sequence ATGCTTTACATTGGAGTTGATTTAGGTACATCTGCAGTTAAGCTTCTGCTGATGGACGAAAAGGGAGACATTAAGAACATAGTTTCAAAAGAGTATGAACTTCTCTTTCCGCATCCGGGCTGGTCTGAGCAGAGACCTCAGGACTGGGTTGGCGCTGTAAAAGAAGGCATTAAGGAACTTGTTAAGGATGCTGACAAGAGTCAGGTTGCAGGTATCGGTGCAGGCGGACAGATGCACGGACTTGTAGTTCTTGATAAGGATGATAACGTACTTAGACCAGCAATTCTTTGGAATGATGGCAGAACTCAGGGCGAGACAGACTATCTTAATAATGAGATCGGTAAGGATAAGCTTTCTGAGTATACAGGCAATATCGCATTTGCAGGCTTCACAGCACCTAAGATCCTGTGGATGAAGAACAATGAGCCTGAGCTTTTTAACAAAATTGCTAAGATCATGCTTCCTAAAGACTATATCAATTATGTACTTACAGGCGTTCACTGCACAGATTATTCTGATGCTTCAGGTATGCTCCTTCTTGATGTTAAGAACAAGAAGTGGAGTAAGGAGATGCTTGATATCTGCAGCGTTACAGAAGATCAGATGCCAAAGCTCTTCGAAAGTTATGAAGTAGTTGGCACTCTTAAAAAAGATGTTGCCGACGAGCTCGGACTTTCTGAGAATGTTAAGGTATGCGCAGGTGCAGGTGATAATGCAGCAGCTGCTATCGGAACAGCTACTGTTGGAGCAGGTGCTTGTAACATATCTCTTGGTACATCAGGAACTATCTTCATCTCATCAGATAAGTTCAGCGTAGATGACGGTAACTCACTCCATGCATTTGACCATGCAGATGGTAAGTTCCACCTTATGGGATGTATGCTCTCAGCTGCTTCCTGCAACAAGTGGTGGATGGAAGAAATCCTTAAGACTCAGGATTTTGCAGGCGAGCAGGCTCCTATCTCTGATGATAAGCTTGGTCACAACCATGTATATTATCTTCCATATCTTATGGGTGAGCGTGCTCCTCACAATGATCCATATGCAAGAAGCTGCTTCCTTGGTATGACTATGGATTCCAGCCGTGCTGATATGACACAGGCAGTTCTTGAAGGCGTTGCATTTGGTATGAGAGATTCTCTTGAAGCTGCCAAAGCTATGGGCATCAAGGTTGAAAAGAGTATGATCTGCGGCGGCGGAGCAAAGAGCCCTCTTTGGAGAAAGATCTTTGCTAACGTTATGAACATAGAACTCACAATTCCTGAAACAGAGCAGGGACCGGGATACGGCGGAGCTATCCTTGCAGCAGTAGGATGCGGCGAGTACGCAAGCGTAGATGAAGCTGTTAAGAAGCTTATCAAAGTTACAGGTTCTACAAAGCCTGAACCAGAGCTTGCAGCTCTTTACGAAGAGAGATATCAGACATATAGAAAACTGTATCCAGCACTTAAGAACCTTTTTACAGAGATGAAGGGATGA
- a CDS encoding phosphoglucomutase: MSYSNLQNGSDIRGIAMDNETGASVNLTNKASKDLAGAFAKWLSKRNDNKKVKIALGRDSRLTGEALLKAAAAGIIAQGHEVCDFGIASTPAMFMSTVLASDEDDAATFDGSIMITASHLPYYRNGLKFFTKEGGLEKGDIKELTELADKILAENPEKSVDTSSADIKSINFMDTYASYLQKKIRDGVGKGDKPLEGLHIIVDAGNGAGGFYVTKVLEPLGADTSGSQFLTPDGRFPNHIPNPENKEAAESIKKATLDSKADLGIIFDTDVDRAGAVLPSGKTLTRNDLIAVLSMIALSEHPGTTIVTDSVTSDGLHDFIEAHGGKHKRFKRGYRNVIDESIRLNNEGIDSQLAIETSGHGAFKENYFLDDGAYLMVKLLIEMGKGKKLEEMIKDLSEPCESDEIRFPVYADKIEGGDLQSNGDRILKMLEEAAGKVEGWSLPESNYEGVRVNTDKDHGDGWLLLRKSLHEPIMPLNIESNTKGGNLIMATKLKEILAGEDTLDQSPLDAFIGK, from the coding sequence ATGAGCTATTCTAATCTTCAAAATGGTAGCGATATCCGTGGTATTGCTATGGACAACGAAACAGGTGCTTCTGTAAATCTTACCAACAAGGCTTCCAAAGACCTTGCTGGAGCTTTTGCCAAGTGGCTTTCTAAAAGGAACGATAATAAGAAAGTAAAAATTGCTCTTGGAAGAGATTCAAGACTTACCGGAGAGGCTCTTTTAAAGGCAGCTGCAGCAGGAATTATCGCACAAGGTCACGAGGTATGTGATTTTGGTATAGCATCAACACCTGCTATGTTCATGTCAACGGTTCTTGCTTCCGATGAAGATGATGCAGCTACTTTTGATGGAAGTATCATGATAACTGCAAGTCACCTTCCTTATTATAGGAATGGTCTTAAGTTCTTCACTAAAGAAGGGGGACTTGAAAAGGGTGATATCAAGGAGCTTACAGAGCTTGCTGATAAGATCCTTGCGGAAAATCCCGAAAAGTCCGTAGATACAAGTAGTGCAGATATTAAGAGCATAAACTTTATGGATACATACGCATCCTATCTTCAGAAGAAGATCAGAGACGGCGTAGGTAAGGGCGATAAGCCTCTTGAAGGACTTCATATCATAGTAGATGCAGGTAATGGTGCTGGCGGATTCTATGTTACCAAGGTTTTGGAGCCTCTTGGAGCAGATACGTCGGGAAGCCAGTTCCTTACACCTGACGGAAGATTCCCTAACCACATTCCAAATCCAGAGAACAAAGAGGCAGCAGAGTCTATCAAGAAGGCAACTCTTGATTCAAAGGCAGATCTTGGAATCATATTCGATACAGATGTAGACAGAGCAGGTGCTGTACTTCCAAGCGGCAAGACTCTTACAAGAAACGATCTTATAGCAGTCCTTTCTATGATCGCTCTTTCAGAGCATCCCGGAACTACAATCGTTACTGACTCTGTTACTTCAGACGGTCTTCATGACTTCATCGAAGCACATGGTGGCAAGCACAAGAGATTTAAGCGTGGCTACCGCAATGTTATAGATGAATCCATAAGACTCAACAATGAAGGGATCGATTCTCAGCTTGCTATAGAGACAAGCGGACATGGCGCTTTTAAAGAAAACTACTTCCTTGATGACGGTGCATATCTTATGGTCAAGCTCCTTATCGAGATGGGTAAGGGCAAAAAGCTCGAAGAGATGATCAAAGATCTTTCAGAGCCTTGCGAAAGTGATGAAATAAGATTCCCTGTATATGCAGACAAGATCGAAGGAGGCGACCTTCAGTCCAATGGTGACCGTATTCTTAAAATGCTGGAAGAAGCTGCAGGCAAGGTAGAAGGCTGGTCACTTCCTGAAAGTAACTACGAAGGCGTCAGAGTTAATACTGATAAGGACCACGGCGATGGATGGCTTCTTCTTAGAAAGTCACTTCATGAGCCTATCATGCCCCTTAATATCGAGAGTAACACAAAGGGCGGAAACCTTATTATGGCAACTAAGCTAAAAGAGATATTGGCAGGTGAAGATACACTTGATCAGTCACCTCTTGATGCTTTTATTGGCAAATAA